A genomic segment from Spinacia oleracea cultivar Varoflay chromosome 3, BTI_SOV_V1, whole genome shotgun sequence encodes:
- the LOC110778521 gene encoding putative disease resistance protein RGA4, whose product MAEIMLLIAKSTLGKIASFTGDLIISSVTKEMKAVMSVKKDVENIGNKLEAICAVLEDADERQYVNNAFHIWIRNLKRVVYDIDDLLDEVAFDALKHRVNGSHLSSLLRYISPSSNLLFSLQLSHKIRDLRENLENIVANRNEFGLTEHLVERSADEDNWSTFNRVPVVNRPDIVGRCIAEKEILEKIGAVRKYDNLYVLPIVGMGGIGKTVLAKLVYCDVKHFDVKVWVSVSEKFDMNKIIKGILEYSHIRSCCSVSNNVEMGLRQVNKFLSRKKYFLVLDDVWEDKIDEWRKLRNILAVGKKGSVVLVTTRKRQVASITKTVDTYYLDCLPNDVCWDIFKQLAFEKDEEKRYPNLTGIGLSIVEKCHGVPTVVKSLGKILRNERDNQEWHRIAQMDNFIELIHQHDVKVLKTLEISYHKLPSHLKLCFAYLSLCFKGTDLKTNYVSYMWSALGLLPQNEDIELMGYSYFMKLVSDSLLLEPSSHSIGNYCECKMHGIWHDLAVNILGEELAIVNFDKLAVTEFTRHIVWELSFDSFKDKIFPQELRIARKARTFRFGYNMKTCISKSFLEEIISNFRFLRLLDLRTLWFEDLPKSIGNLKHLRFLDISENPYIKSLPNTICKLLNLEAFHVSYCEKLQKLPKDIYQLQSLKKLSMTTCQVSLGTRFIELSFLQSLTLRSCKGLTSMWDDDNVRHLNSLRTLNIIDCPKLTCLPNWFTSLKEITISDCPNMSCLPATFRHLTSLKRLYIERCSLLSTRYNAQDGHDYSLVRHIPELWITW is encoded by the coding sequence ATGGCAGAAATTATGTTACTTATTGCAAAATCCACACTTGGTAAGATCGCTTCCTTCACCGGCGATCTTATCATTTCCTCTGTTACCAAAGAAATGAAAGCTGTTATGTCCGTTAAGAAAGATGTCGAGAATATAGGTAACAAACTGGAAGCCATTTGTGCTGTTCTTGAAGATGCAGATGAGAGGCAATATGTTAACAACGCATTTCATATTTGGATTCGAAATCTCAAGCGTGTTGTTTATGATATAGATGACCTCTTGGATGAAGTAGCCTTTGACGCTTTGAAACACCGTGTCAATGGATCCCATTTATCCAGCCTCCTCAGGTACATTTCCCCCTCTTCAAATCTCTTATTTTCTTTACAATTGAGTCACAAAATAAGAGATCTAAGGGAAAATCTAGAAAACATTGTGGCTAATAGAAATGAGTTTGGTTTGACTGAGCATCTGGTTGAACGCTCAGCTGATGAAGATAATTGGAGTACTTTTAATAGAGTTCCAGTTGTCAATAGACCAGATATTGTTGGAAGATGTATAGCTGAGAAGgaaattttagaaaaaatagGGGCTGTGAGAAAATATGATAACCTCTATGTACTCCCTATAGTCGGGATGGGTGGGATTGGGAAAACTGTATTAGCTAAGTTGGTGTATTGTGATGTCAAACATTTTGATGTTAAGGTGTGGGTATCTGTTTCTGAGAAGTTTGACATGAATAAGATCATAAAGGGTATTCTAGAATATAGTCATATTAGGTCTTGTTGTAGTGTTTCTAATAATGTGGAGATGGGGTTGAGACAGGTGAATAAGTTTTTGAGTAGAAAGAAGTACTTTCTTGTGTTGGATGATGTATGGGAAGATAAAATTGATGAGTGGAGAAAGTTGAGGAACATACTTGCAGTTGGTAAAAAAGGGAGTGTGGTTTTGGTCACGACAAGAAAAAGACAAGTTGCTTCAATTACTAAAACAGTTGACACATATTACTTGGATTGTCTTCCAAATGATGTGTGTTGGGATATTTTTAAGCAATTAGCATTCGAGAAAGACGAGGAAAAAAGATACCCGAATCTTACTGGGATTGGTTTGTCTATTGTTGAAAAATGTCATGGCGTCCCAACTGTTGTGAAAAGTTTGGGGAAAATCTTAAGAAATGAGAGGGACAATCAAGAATGGCACCGGATTGCTCAAATGGATAACTTCATCGAGCTGATTCATCAACATGATGTTAAAGTGTTGAAAACTTTAGAAATAAGTTATCACAAACTTCCGTCCCATTTAAAACTTTGTTTTGCTTATTTGTCATTATGTTTCAAGGGTACAGATCTTAAAACGAATTATGTATCATATATGTGGAGCGCACTTGGGTTGTTGCCACAAAATGAAGATATTGAACTTATGGGATATTCTTACTTCATGAAACTGGTATCGGATTCACTCCTTCTAGAACCGAGTAGTCATTCTATTGGGAATTATTGCGAGTGTAAAATGCATGGTATTTGGCATGATCTGGCTGTGAATATTTTGGGTGAAGAGTTGGCTATTGTAAATTTTGATAAGCTTGCAGTTACAGAATTTACTAGGCATATTGTTTGGGAACTATCTTTTGACAGTTTTAAAGATAAGATATTTCCTCAAGAGCTTCGCATAGCCCGGAAGGCTCGTACATTTCGATTTGGGTATAACATGAAGACCTGTATAAGCAAGTCATTTCTTGAGGAGATTATATCAAATTTTCGCTTCTTACGCTTATTGGATCTTAGGACTCTTTGGTTTGAGGATTTACCAAAGTCGATCGGGAACTTAAAGCATTTGAGATTCCTCGATATATCAGAAAATCCTTACATTAAATCTCTTCCAAATACAATATGCAAGTTATTGAATTTGGAGGCGTTTCATGTTTCTTATTGCGAAAAATTACAAAAGCTACCCAAGGATATATATCAGCTGCAGAGCTTAAAGAAATTATCAATGACAACATGCCAAGTGAGCTTAGGAACAAGATTCATTGAATTGAGTTTTCTACAATCCCTGACTCTTAGATCATGCAAGGGACTAACATCAATGTGGGATGATGATAATGTTAGGCACCTCAATTCCCTCCGAACCTTGAATATCATTGACTGTCCAAAACTGACATGTCTTCCAAATTGGTTTACCTCACTCAAAGAAATTACAATCTCTGATTGTCCTAATATGTCCTGTTTGCCTGCGACATTTCGCCATCTCACTTCTCTAAAAAGGCTATATATTGAGAGATGCTCTCTCCTATCAACAAGATACAATGCACAAGATGGACATGACTACTCGCTTGTACGACACATCCCCGAATTATGGATTACATGGTAA